Below is a genomic region from Ammonifex degensii KC4.
GGCTATTGCCTCGTAAGCGTAAGCCGAGCAGGTGGGGTAGAACCGGCACCGCGGCGGCAAGCAAGGGGAAATGGCGGTCCGGTAAAATTTTATGGCCGCGAGCAAAAGACCTTTCACTGGGGGCCACCTCTCCGTAAAGCCTCACGCACGTCTTCC
It encodes:
- the yidD gene encoding membrane protein insertion efficiency factor YidD → MKGLLLAAIKFYRTAISPCLPPRCRFYPTCSAYAYEAIARYGAWRGTVLALRRILRCHPFNPGGYDPVP